A genomic window from Anolis carolinensis isolate JA03-04 unplaced genomic scaffold, rAnoCar3.1.pri scaffold_13, whole genome shotgun sequence includes:
- the pgp gene encoding glycerol-3-phosphate phosphatase isoform X2 codes for MGALGGRALVGFLTNRHRRTLRGDLKAILRPLAKPLAQWGRSGGGARRRLSQPPSPENLRAPSEALSSIMAAAGGGGKRCRRLDPSLAPSVFSGAEAVLFDCDGVLWRGDTAVPGAAETLRRLEGENDKKQKRRLLCYVTNNSSRTREAYTEKLRRLGFPPAEARQVFGSGFCAARFLRAALPPGGASSTYVLGGPALAAELEAAGVPHLGAGPTPESLSSPSESPAVLFGTRAALDPSVGAVLVGYDEHFSYGKLCLALRYLRRDPQCLLVGTNRDHRLPLEGGSALPGTWSEARAEHAQTERRGAHTYTYGIALAASSKQWRQQRSGRPSSWASPAATSLSA; via the coding sequence ATGGGGGCGCTCGGGGGGCGGGCTCTCGTGGGTTTTTTAACCAACCGGCATCGCCGGACCCTCAGAGGTGACCTGAAGGCAATTCTAAGGCCACTTGCGAAACCTCTTGCCCAATGGGGGCgctcggggggcggggccaggaggcGCCTCAGCCAACCGCCGTCGCCGGAAAACCTGAGGGCGCCTTCTGAGGCGCTTTCTTCCATCATGGCGGCGGcgggaggaggcgggaagcgcTGCCGGCGCCTGGACCCGTCCTTGGCGCCTTCGGTGTTCTCGGGCGCGGAGGCGGTGCTCTTCGATTGCGACGGGGTGCTGTGGCGGGGCGACACGGCCGTCCCCGGCGCCGCGGAGACGTTGCGCCGCTTGGAGGGGGAGAACGACAAGAAGCAGAAGCGGCGCCTGCTCTGCTACGTGACTAACAACTCCTCCCGGACGCGCGAGGCCTACACGGAGAAGCTGCGGCGGCTGGGCTTCCCTCCGGCGGAGGCCCGGCAGGTCTTCGGCTCCGGCTTCTGCGCCGCCCGCTTCCTCCGCGCCGCCCTGCCTCCCGGGGGAGCCTCCTCCACGTACGTGTTAGGCGGGCCCGCCTTGGCAGCCGAGCTGGAGGCCGCCGGAGTGCCCCACTTGGGAGCCGGGCCCACTCCGGAGTCGCTGTCGTCGCCCTCCGAGTCCCCCGCGGTGCTCTTCGGGACCCGCGCCGCTCTGGACCCCTCGGTGGGCGCCGTGCTGGTCGGCTACGACGAGCACTTCTCCTACGGGAAGCTCTGCCTGGCCCTGCGCTACCTCCGCCGCGACCCGCAGTGCCTCCTGGTCGGCACCAACCGCGACCACCGCCTCCCGCTCGAAGGAGGCAGCGCCCTGCCCGGTACGTGGAGCGAGGCACGCGCGGAGCATGCGCAGACAGAGAGAAGAggggcacacacatacacatatggaaTA